A region of Polynucleobacter sp. JS-Mosq-20-D10 DNA encodes the following proteins:
- a CDS encoding FliI/YscN family ATPase has product MSVLQAHELVDQIELRRQHLMQTPYSIREGKLKRVSGIVLEVEGLPMSIGSGATILAELGGKTYDAECIGFNGAITYLMPIDAMENISPGALVYPANTPFNSGAGYISSSVGEPLTIGESLLGRVVDGLGRPIDGKGYGEKQFSPIIQRMLNPLDRTPIHEPLDVGIQAVNGLLTVGRGQRVGIFAGSGVGKSVLLGMLARNCVADVIVIGLVGERGREVREFCEDTLGPESFKRAVVVAAPADASPLARSKGASYATDVAIWFRDQGKHVVLIVDSLTRYAMALREIGLSLGEAPVARGYPPSVFARMPELVERVGNGANPDGSITAFYTVLLEGDDTNDPVADTARGILDGHFFLSRELADSGHYPAIDVEKSISRVMPKVVSKEHLLSARRMKQLYSRYMRGRDLVSMGAYIAGSDPELDAALQAWPKIQAFLQQDAEVTVPIDQTESLLAQISPPNL; this is encoded by the coding sequence ATGAGTGTTTTACAAGCTCATGAATTGGTAGATCAGATTGAGTTGCGGCGCCAACATTTAATGCAAACGCCTTACTCGATTCGAGAAGGAAAGTTAAAGCGCGTTTCTGGAATTGTTTTAGAGGTAGAAGGCTTGCCGATGAGTATTGGCTCTGGCGCAACCATCCTGGCTGAGTTGGGTGGCAAAACTTACGATGCAGAATGCATTGGCTTTAATGGCGCAATCACTTATTTGATGCCAATTGATGCCATGGAAAATATTTCACCAGGTGCATTAGTGTATCCAGCAAATACGCCCTTTAACTCTGGAGCAGGTTATATCTCCAGTAGCGTAGGTGAACCTCTGACGATTGGTGAGAGCTTGCTAGGCAGAGTAGTCGATGGTCTGGGTCGACCAATCGATGGGAAAGGTTATGGTGAAAAACAATTCTCACCCATCATCCAAAGAATGTTAAATCCCTTGGATAGAACACCGATTCACGAACCCTTGGATGTTGGTATTCAGGCTGTAAATGGTTTGTTAACAGTGGGTCGTGGCCAACGCGTTGGAATATTTGCGGGTTCCGGTGTGGGTAAAAGTGTTTTATTGGGAATGCTTGCGCGCAATTGTGTTGCTGATGTCATTGTGATTGGCCTTGTTGGCGAGCGGGGCCGTGAAGTGCGGGAGTTTTGTGAAGATACTCTGGGGCCAGAATCATTTAAGCGTGCTGTGGTTGTTGCTGCGCCTGCAGATGCTTCCCCTTTAGCACGGTCAAAAGGTGCGTCATACGCAACCGATGTTGCGATTTGGTTCCGAGATCAAGGCAAGCATGTAGTTTTGATTGTCGACTCGCTTACCCGTTATGCAATGGCCTTACGAGAAATTGGCCTTAGCTTAGGAGAGGCACCGGTTGCGCGGGGCTATCCCCCCAGTGTGTTTGCCCGTATGCCAGAGTTGGTTGAGCGAGTCGGAAATGGCGCCAACCCTGATGGTTCGATCACTGCTTTTTATACTGTGTTGCTAGAGGGCGATGACACTAATGATCCTGTTGCCGATACCGCACGTGGTATTTTGGATGGACACTTCTTCTTATCTAGGGAGTTGGCTGATAGCGGACACTACCCAGCCATTGACGTAGAGAAGTCAATTTCTCGTGTAATGCCAAAAGTGGTATCAAAAGAGCATCTGCTCTCTGCCAGAAGAATGAAGCAGTTATACAGTCGATATATGCGGGGTAGAGATCTAGTCTCGATGGGCGCCTATATTGCTGGTAGCGATCCAGAGCTAGATGCTGCTTTGCAAGCTTGGCCCAAAATTCAGGCTTTTTTACAGCAAGATGCCGAGGTAACCGTTCCTATAGATCAAACTGAAAGTTTGTTAGCCCAAATTAGTCCGCCTAACCTGTAA
- a CDS encoding flagellar export protein FliJ — MNAIELLHRLAKIREDQAMARAKRVASQVNQQKAFKDQVLEYAKDYESQLLASGKGGASIAFIQDANAFREKLLHSAIAMDGQIQGLTRASEDTLKTATMARMRTRGLSKLVDKMHREAKRKQDKAELSQFEDNFSARLSFKSGTKDA; from the coding sequence ATGAACGCCATAGAACTCCTGCATCGCTTAGCCAAAATACGGGAAGATCAAGCTATGGCGCGAGCAAAACGCGTGGCTAGTCAGGTAAACCAGCAAAAAGCCTTTAAAGATCAAGTACTTGAGTACGCTAAAGATTATGAGTCTCAACTGCTTGCTAGTGGTAAAGGCGGGGCTTCGATTGCCTTTATTCAAGATGCCAATGCTTTTAGAGAAAAGTTATTACACAGCGCCATTGCGATGGATGGGCAGATTCAAGGCTTGACTAGAGCATCTGAGGACACCTTAAAAACAGCTACTATGGCCAGAATGCGTACTCGGGGACTATCTAAGTTAGTAGACAAAATGCACCGAGAGGCCAAAAGAAAGCAGGATAAGGCCGAGCTAAGCCAGTTTGAAGATAACTTCTCAGCAAGGCTAAGTTTTAAATCTGGCACGAAAGATGCATAG
- a CDS encoding flagellar hook-length control protein FliK: protein SNLPLTPQLASLVTKATQATPAQAPTMTLTPELTAAIRDLAQQVKPVSTTQANALEQLNGLVAQATQATPGQAPTVTLTPELASAIRDLAQQSNLPLTPQLASLVTKATQATPAQAPTMTLTPELTAAIRDLAQQSNLPLTPQLASLVSQTAQATPQVSSSDLKPAIAASSSTSGVAEKLNTQILQDRGIKGDRQNTSIASPQNMKNPENSLTPLFVGQVSKENFGVDNPARFTHESDSQPRELEKLTDLDTQDTNAPSTTNSGLARLDNLTPEALQKFQIKQTEASLVSGPLHSEIMSAAKSGGGRIMFELTPPEQGTIRIDLRINQSGEAHLIVEGASDATKSRLDQGGQNLKQEFAQMGLNLSLDLRQGNQSQQASGQSFNNARQDYYANQRTINPISENLSSVGLIGSGHNTSASGTVHLFA, encoded by the coding sequence AGTAATTTGCCATTAACGCCCCAATTAGCTAGCTTGGTAACTAAAGCTACCCAAGCAACACCTGCCCAAGCGCCTACTATGACGCTGACCCCAGAGCTCACTGCAGCGATCCGGGATCTAGCCCAGCAAGTTAAGCCAGTCAGCACTACTCAAGCAAATGCTCTAGAGCAATTAAACGGTTTAGTCGCTCAAGCTACCCAAGCAACACCTGGCCAAGCACCTACTGTGACGCTGACCCCAGAGCTCGCTTCAGCGATCCGAGATCTAGCTCAGCAAAGTAATTTGCCATTAACGCCCCAATTAGCTAGCTTGGTAACTAAAGCTACCCAAGCAACACCTGCCCAAGCGCCTACTATGACGCTGACCCCAGAGCTCACTGCAGCGATCCGGGATCTAGCCCAGCAAAGTAATTTGCCATTAACACCCCAATTAGCTAGCTTGGTTAGCCAGACTGCACAAGCAACACCCCAGGTATCCTCATCAGATCTTAAGCCTGCTATTGCAGCCTCTTCTTCTACCTCAGGAGTAGCTGAAAAGCTCAACACCCAGATTCTGCAAGACCGAGGCATTAAGGGGGATCGTCAAAATACTTCGATTGCTAGCCCTCAAAATATGAAGAATCCTGAAAATTCCTTGACGCCTTTATTTGTAGGTCAGGTATCAAAGGAAAATTTTGGCGTTGATAACCCCGCTCGTTTTACCCATGAGTCTGATTCTCAGCCCAGGGAGCTAGAAAAATTAACAGATTTGGATACTCAAGATACTAATGCCCCAAGCACTACAAATAGTGGTCTTGCCCGTTTGGATAATCTCACCCCAGAAGCTCTGCAAAAGTTCCAAATCAAGCAAACAGAGGCTTCTTTGGTAAGTGGTCCCTTACATAGTGAAATTATGAGCGCTGCCAAGTCTGGTGGCGGTCGCATTATGTTTGAATTAACACCTCCAGAGCAAGGGACGATTCGGATCGATTTACGCATCAATCAAAGTGGCGAGGCCCACCTGATTGTTGAAGGTGCGAGCGATGCCACAAAATCTCGCCTAGATCAGGGCGGTCAAAACTTAAAGCAAGAGTTTGCTCAAATGGGTCTCAATCTGTCCCTAGATCTTAGGCAGGGCAATCAGTCGCAACAGGCATCAGGTCAATCCTTTAACAATGCCCGTCAGGACTATTATGCTAACCAGCGGACCATCAACCCTATCTCTGAAAACCTATCATCGGTCGGTCTTATAGGTTCGGGTCATAATACGAGTGCTAGCGGTACAGTACATCTGTTCGCTTAA
- the fliL gene encoding flagellar basal body-associated protein FliL, producing the protein MADEERVEPTLDVNGGIPPPPVVEQIEVEEEKPKSKKMLFLIIGLIVVLAGAVGGYFYMQHNAELKRQQEAEDKRPENILKKQLMERKDNAAPIYIALDEMIVNLPGRGGEHYLQTKMVLRTNDGSTEDKIKKFMPVIRDKVITVLSSRQMQELATVEGKTMMAREVALVINSIIAPQLTAIYILQQQPSTADIQNLERIGAVPKETSSGQKITGEAARAAAEFWNVTEMDLPVQAVLFNTFVMQ; encoded by the coding sequence ATGGCTGATGAAGAACGCGTAGAGCCTACCTTAGATGTCAATGGCGGGATACCACCCCCACCTGTCGTAGAGCAGATTGAGGTTGAAGAAGAAAAGCCTAAAAGCAAAAAGATGCTATTTTTGATCATCGGATTGATAGTAGTGCTGGCTGGAGCGGTTGGTGGCTATTTCTATATGCAACATAACGCTGAGCTCAAAAGACAGCAAGAAGCTGAAGATAAGCGTCCTGAAAATATTCTGAAGAAGCAGTTGATGGAGCGCAAAGATAATGCAGCTCCGATTTATATCGCTTTGGACGAAATGATCGTCAATCTCCCTGGTAGAGGGGGTGAGCATTACTTGCAGACGAAGATGGTCCTCAGGACAAACGATGGATCCACTGAAGATAAGATCAAGAAGTTCATGCCCGTCATCAGAGATAAGGTTATTACGGTTTTATCCTCACGCCAAATGCAAGAGTTGGCTACAGTAGAGGGTAAAACAATGATGGCTCGTGAGGTCGCTCTAGTAATTAATTCTATTATTGCACCGCAACTAACTGCGATTTACATACTCCAGCAGCAACCATCAACAGCCGATATTCAAAATTTAGAGAGGATTGGTGCTGTTCCAAAAGAAACCTCCTCAGGCCAGAAGATTACGGGTGAAGCTGCTAGGGCTGCAGCAGAATTTTGGAATGTTACGGAGATGGATCTACCTGTTCAGGCCGTACTATTCAATACTTTTGTAATGCAGTAA
- the fliM gene encoding flagellar motor switch protein FliM, producing MATGAINVEMNIAAEDQQSMFDKSKIIARRRMPTLELIHERFCRAVRLSLFNMIRAPIEVQMHMPSVKSYEQFVSEFPERTNINIVGIRPLRGVGCWIVDPGVVYIAIDNMFGGEGRLAPRLNLREYTPTELRIIRRLVDALLNDYEKAWKAVYEIKFDFMRQETNFGFAKITSPTEMVLHSKFTIEINGRPGDVDLCIPFWVMEPIKAILYNNMQGFASEPDEHWTNLLNDQVHEAPVTAVAVLARKQMLLREITSLSVGDIIPIEINDPVTVYVDGLPVIKGQYGVKEGRYSVKVSTIQHPAEFLKSPLEKARLGPSMMRSAEKGELYEQSAENSQTLSPQASAEPYKREASSDTIDRLADEVEPNEPDYQAGTEEIKEDQNG from the coding sequence ATGGCGACAGGAGCAATCAATGTCGAGATGAACATTGCGGCTGAAGATCAGCAGTCGATGTTCGACAAATCGAAGATTATTGCTCGTCGGCGCATGCCGACATTGGAGCTGATTCACGAGCGCTTCTGCCGTGCGGTGCGCTTATCCCTGTTTAACATGATTCGAGCACCAATTGAGGTGCAGATGCATATGCCGAGCGTCAAAAGCTACGAGCAATTTGTATCTGAATTTCCTGAGCGCACAAATATTAATATTGTTGGTATACGACCGCTACGCGGGGTAGGGTGCTGGATTGTTGACCCCGGAGTTGTTTATATTGCGATTGATAACATGTTTGGTGGCGAAGGTCGACTGGCGCCAAGACTGAATTTACGTGAATACACTCCTACTGAGTTGCGAATCATTCGTCGTTTAGTTGATGCACTACTGAACGACTACGAGAAGGCCTGGAAGGCGGTTTATGAAATTAAGTTTGATTTCATGCGCCAAGAGACTAATTTTGGATTTGCAAAGATTACATCCCCAACGGAGATGGTGCTCCATTCCAAATTTACGATTGAGATCAACGGCAGACCTGGCGATGTTGACCTTTGTATTCCATTCTGGGTAATGGAGCCAATTAAAGCCATCTTGTATAACAATATGCAAGGCTTTGCAAGTGAACCTGATGAGCATTGGACTAACTTATTAAACGATCAAGTTCATGAGGCTCCAGTGACTGCAGTAGCTGTATTGGCTCGTAAGCAGATGCTCTTGCGAGAGATCACATCTCTATCGGTGGGAGATATTATTCCCATTGAAATTAATGACCCAGTTACCGTATATGTTGATGGCTTACCTGTGATTAAAGGGCAATATGGGGTAAAAGAAGGTCGCTATTCAGTAAAAGTAAGTACGATTCAACATCCTGCAGAATTCCTAAAAAGCCCCCTAGAAAAGGCGCGCTTGGGACCAAGCATGATGCGAAGTGCAGAAAAAGGGGAGCTATATGAGCAGTCAGCGGAAAACTCTCAGACCCTTTCCCCGCAGGCATCTGCTGAACCTTATAAAAGGGAAGCTTCAAGCGATACAATAGATCGGCTTGCGGATGAAGTTGAGCCAAATGAACCCGACTATCAGGCAGGCACAGAAGAGATAAAAGAGGATCAAAATGGCTGA
- the fliN gene encoding flagellar motor switch protein FliN has translation MAENDNDLAKTLTSADVSGSLRKATFNNLEDGAKSGADFNDIDLVMDVPVQVTVELGRAKMQIRNLLNLTYGSVIELDILAGEPLEVVVNGCLVAQGEVVIVNDRYGIRLTDIVTPAERLRKINR, from the coding sequence ATGGCTGAAAACGACAATGATTTAGCGAAAACACTAACGAGTGCCGATGTTTCTGGTTCGCTTCGTAAAGCCACATTTAATAATCTAGAAGATGGCGCAAAATCTGGCGCAGATTTCAATGATATTGATTTAGTAATGGACGTACCGGTTCAAGTCACAGTCGAACTTGGGCGTGCCAAAATGCAAATTCGTAATCTCTTGAATCTCACTTATGGGTCTGTGATCGAGTTAGATATTTTGGCTGGAGAGCCTCTAGAGGTTGTGGTTAATGGTTGTCTAGTAGCTCAAGGTGAAGTGGTTATCGTGAATGATCGCTATGGTATTCGCTTGACCGATATCGTGACTCCCGCAGAGCGTCTGCGCAAAATTAATCGTTGA
- the fliO gene encoding flagellar biosynthetic protein FliO: MGTSVGGMLLFSFIWLALAAALIWVVAYLVKRDSAVRASNPHIMILAQQALGPRERVIVVNVLNRILVIGHTPTQINLLTELDPEDVAHLKPQQSNIDFANQLRQLVKRKMG, from the coding sequence ATGGGTACCTCGGTTGGAGGCATGTTGCTTTTCTCGTTCATCTGGCTTGCACTCGCTGCTGCACTAATTTGGGTCGTTGCTTATTTAGTAAAGCGTGATTCTGCAGTACGCGCAAGCAATCCGCACATCATGATTTTGGCTCAGCAGGCTTTAGGTCCAAGAGAACGTGTGATTGTGGTGAATGTACTTAATCGCATCTTGGTGATTGGGCACACCCCAACTCAAATTAATCTGTTGACTGAATTAGACCCAGAAGATGTGGCTCATTTAAAGCCGCAGCAAAGTAATATCGATTTTGCCAACCAGTTGCGACAACTGGTGAAAAGGAAAATGGGTTGA
- the fliP gene encoding flagellar type III secretion system pore protein FliP (The bacterial flagellar biogenesis protein FliP forms a type III secretion system (T3SS)-type pore required for flagellar assembly.), with protein MKNKITFFITGAIGLAGLFPFIAWSQTLPLVTAKQVGGGTSYAVPVETVLAITALSFLPAALVLMTSFTRIIIVFSLLRQALGLTTMPPNIVLIGLSLFLTLFIMNPVFDSMYKNAYQPYSAGKMGFPQAIEVGAKPLKEFMLKQTRKDDLNLFVKMYGKEIQAREDVPFTVLIPAFAISEIKTGFLIGFVIFLPFLVIDFAVASILTSLGMVMVSPMMFSLPLKLIVFTLADGWALLSTSLVQSYIN; from the coding sequence TTGAAAAATAAGATTACCTTTTTCATCACTGGAGCAATAGGTCTAGCGGGACTTTTCCCATTCATAGCGTGGAGTCAAACTTTGCCGCTAGTGACTGCGAAGCAGGTTGGTGGCGGTACATCGTACGCAGTGCCGGTTGAAACGGTTCTGGCTATTACCGCACTCAGCTTTTTACCAGCTGCTCTAGTGTTAATGACTAGCTTTACAAGAATCATCATTGTATTTTCTTTATTGAGGCAGGCGCTGGGTTTAACAACTATGCCTCCCAATATCGTTTTAATAGGGCTCTCATTATTTTTGACTTTATTCATCATGAATCCAGTCTTTGATTCGATGTATAAAAATGCATATCAACCATATTCTGCAGGAAAGATGGGTTTTCCTCAGGCGATAGAGGTTGGCGCAAAACCTTTAAAAGAATTTATGTTGAAACAAACCCGTAAAGACGATTTAAATTTATTCGTCAAGATGTACGGTAAAGAAATTCAAGCGCGTGAGGATGTTCCATTTACTGTCTTAATTCCGGCGTTTGCAATTTCAGAGATTAAGACAGGTTTTTTGATTGGCTTTGTCATCTTCCTACCATTTTTAGTAATTGATTTTGCGGTTGCCAGCATCTTAACTTCTCTTGGTATGGTGATGGTTTCGCCGATGATGTTCTCTTTACCGCTGAAGTTAATTGTATTTACTTTGGCAGATGGATGGGCCTTGTTATCAACTTCATTAGTGCAAAGCTACATTAATTAG
- a CDS encoding flagellar biosynthetic protein FliQ translates to MESGVILDLVYQALRMAAVLAGPVLMALLVVGLVIGIVQAATSVNESTVAFVPKLIVFAGVVVIIGPVSLSLFIDYIKELFARIPGLVN, encoded by the coding sequence ATGGAAAGCGGAGTCATTCTAGATTTGGTATATCAGGCACTAAGGATGGCAGCTGTTTTAGCGGGACCCGTACTGATGGCTTTGCTAGTTGTAGGATTGGTTATTGGTATCGTTCAGGCAGCTACCTCTGTAAATGAATCTACCGTTGCCTTTGTCCCAAAATTAATTGTTTTTGCTGGTGTCGTAGTGATCATTGGGCCAGTAAGTCTGTCATTATTTATAGACTACATCAAAGAACTTTTTGCCCGTATTCCCGGATTAGTAAATTAA
- a CDS encoding flagellar biosynthetic protein FliR — translation MLTITGLQIEQYMAIFMFASLRVFGLFLTAPMFAMRTVPMQFRVFIALAFGIYLLPLLGTENIPYPGSITFFASAIELAIGAFIGFVVRVAFMVIDIAAEILSFLAGFSFASSNFRDPTLDSGLVAQFLGLVFLALAFTLNIHLVLIDLVLSSFKTIPLGVWPQSWTSKGLVDLFSASFRLGLILSMPVLLVYTMFNLTQAFLGRTSPQMNLFSIGFAVSIPLAYLVIFMILPDLQIILERTLENPLQLIRQGLETPNAK, via the coding sequence ATGTTGACCATTACCGGTCTACAAATAGAGCAATACATGGCAATCTTCATGTTTGCATCATTAAGAGTTTTTGGTCTATTTTTAACTGCTCCGATGTTTGCCATGAGAACTGTACCGATGCAATTTCGTGTATTTATTGCGTTGGCATTTGGTATTTATCTTCTTCCGCTACTAGGTACAGAAAACATTCCTTATCCAGGGAGCATTACTTTTTTCGCTTCAGCGATTGAGTTAGCTATTGGCGCCTTTATTGGCTTCGTAGTAAGGGTGGCATTTATGGTGATAGATATTGCAGCAGAAATACTATCTTTTTTAGCAGGCTTTAGTTTTGCCTCTTCTAACTTTCGAGACCCTACTCTAGATTCTGGCTTAGTCGCTCAATTTTTGGGCTTAGTCTTTTTGGCACTTGCATTTACTCTCAATATTCATCTAGTCTTAATTGATTTGGTATTGAGTAGCTTTAAAACGATACCTCTGGGTGTGTGGCCCCAATCTTGGACTTCTAAGGGATTGGTGGATTTATTTTCAGCATCATTTCGTTTAGGCTTAATACTGTCAATGCCAGTATTATTGGTTTATACAATGTTTAATTTAACGCAAGCATTTTTGGGAAGAACTAGTCCGCAAATGAATTTATTTTCGATCGGTTTTGCAGTCAGCATACCCTTAGCCTATTTGGTTATTTTTATGATTCTGCCCGATCTACAAATTATTTTGGAGCGTACGCTTGAAAACCCTTTGCAACTGATTCGTCAGGGCTTAGAAACACCCAATGCAAAATAA
- a CDS encoding carbonic anhydrase, which produces MMNRILNPLSMAALAMPFLLALQPAMASDPAPVADKAKVTVSPAPSSDDEMSKALTNKISKGSGDIVIRTSDLPVGGSAPATKESKSKPAVKALAKPAEKESHAHHWSYFDGPEGPENWGNLSKDNLACLKGKSQSPININIDRAVKAQLNPIEFIYRPSPLSIIDNGHTVMVNYGEGSNLMVDGRQYRLIQFHFHKPSEEAINGERTDMVAHLVHQHHDGSLAVVAVLMSTIKPASSRKFWWGDDSIKENAFINTLWNNVPLVKGKTETPGVMIDINQMLPADKNYFTYMGSLTTPPCSENVLWLVLKNPIYVSEDQVKNFDRMYPMNARPLQPRGDRLVKETKDR; this is translated from the coding sequence ATGATGAATAGAATCCTCAATCCCCTTTCTATGGCAGCGCTTGCCATGCCTTTTCTATTGGCCTTACAGCCGGCAATGGCATCTGACCCTGCTCCAGTAGCCGATAAGGCTAAGGTAACCGTATCCCCAGCCCCGTCTAGTGACGATGAGATGAGTAAGGCGTTGACCAACAAAATCAGCAAAGGATCGGGCGATATTGTTATTCGTACTAGCGACCTGCCTGTTGGCGGCTCTGCCCCTGCTACTAAAGAGTCAAAAAGTAAGCCTGCAGTCAAAGCGCTTGCTAAGCCTGCTGAAAAAGAGTCCCATGCACATCATTGGTCGTATTTTGATGGACCTGAGGGCCCAGAAAACTGGGGTAATTTAAGTAAAGATAATCTGGCCTGCCTTAAGGGAAAGAGTCAGTCGCCAATCAATATTAATATTGACCGAGCTGTCAAAGCCCAATTAAATCCCATCGAATTTATATATAGACCTTCGCCTTTATCGATTATCGATAACGGACATACCGTGATGGTTAATTACGGTGAAGGTAGTAATTTGATGGTGGATGGTAGGCAATATCGATTAATCCAATTCCACTTTCACAAGCCTAGTGAAGAAGCTATCAATGGTGAGCGCACCGATATGGTTGCTCACTTAGTGCACCAGCACCATGATGGCAGCTTAGCGGTTGTTGCGGTCTTAATGAGCACGATTAAACCCGCTAGCTCCAGAAAATTTTGGTGGGGGGATGATTCTATTAAAGAGAATGCTTTCATCAACACCCTTTGGAATAATGTCCCATTAGTCAAGGGCAAGACAGAGACTCCTGGTGTGATGATTGATATCAATCAAATGTTGCCAGCGGATAAAAACTACTTCACTTACATGGGGTCTTTAACCACACCACCGTGTAGTGAAAATGTTCTTTGGCTCGTTCTGAAAAATCCTATTTACGTTAGTGAGGATCAGGTAAAGAACTTTGACCGCATGTACCCTATGAATGCAAGGCCATTACAGCCTAGGGGTGATCGCTTGGTTAAAGAAACTAAAGATCGTTAA
- a CDS encoding tetratricopeptide repeat protein, with amino-acid sequence MPAINQASSKTRNKLSLISSQAQTADQKGQIQDLMERGIIFHRAGMLKHAQDIYEQTLIAQPDHVDAMHLLGLIAYQTANFDLAEHLIEGAIALNPNNASYHSNLGNVLKAVQKYDAAILSYDKAIELKPDFTYTYYNRGNALHVQRKLEDAIESFDQAITLSPDFAEAYNNRGNALKDLKRLDAAIASYDAAIQVKPDYADAYNNRGNALKDLKRLDAAIASYDAAIQIKPDYAQAYNNRGNALEQLKKIDEAIVDYSHAIELKPDFFEAFNNRGNALKEKKQLSAAIASYNRAIELKPDYAEAYWNKSLAYLLGGDYINGWKFYEWRWQREVFAALKRDFPQPLWLGTPSLLNKSILLHGEQGFGDTIQFFRFAKLVSDLGAKVILEVQKPLFNLLADLDGGITLTYRGESHPEFDFHCPLMSLPHAFKTTVDTIPTRNPYIFSKPAKVAIWETKLGGRIKPRVGIAWSGNVNHKNDHNRSISLKQLLLYLPDNCQYVSLQKGLSLADGKVLHDTPQILNFAHDLYDFSDTAALTELLDCIISVDTSVAHLAAAMGKETWILLPNDPDWRWLLDREDSPWYPTVKLYRQPVPGDWFTVLSKVRDGLLALK; translated from the coding sequence ATGCCAGCGATCAACCAAGCATCTTCAAAAACTAGGAACAAGTTAAGCTTGATTTCTAGCCAAGCTCAGACTGCTGATCAAAAGGGGCAGATTCAGGACTTGATGGAGCGTGGCATTATTTTTCATCGCGCTGGCATGCTCAAGCATGCTCAAGATATATACGAGCAAACATTGATAGCTCAGCCTGATCACGTTGATGCCATGCACTTGTTGGGCTTGATTGCCTATCAAACAGCTAATTTTGACCTTGCTGAACATTTGATTGAAGGGGCGATTGCACTCAATCCCAATAATGCTTCATACCATTCCAATTTAGGTAACGTCTTAAAGGCTGTTCAAAAATACGACGCTGCTATTCTTAGTTATGACAAAGCGATCGAGTTAAAACCGGACTTTACCTACACTTATTACAATCGTGGCAATGCACTGCATGTTCAGAGGAAGCTTGAAGATGCGATTGAAAGTTTTGACCAAGCGATTACCTTATCCCCTGACTTTGCTGAAGCCTATAACAATCGCGGCAATGCTCTAAAAGATCTCAAAAGGCTAGACGCAGCAATTGCAAGCTATGATGCAGCTATTCAAGTTAAGCCAGACTATGCCGATGCCTATAACAATCGTGGCAATGCTCTAAAAGATCTTAAAAGGCTCGATGCCGCAATTGCAAGTTATGATGCGGCTATTCAAATTAAGCCAGACTATGCTCAAGCCTATAACAATCGTGGTAACGCTCTAGAGCAGCTAAAGAAAATTGATGAAGCAATCGTGGACTACAGTCATGCGATTGAATTAAAACCTGATTTTTTTGAAGCCTTCAATAATCGAGGTAACGCCTTAAAAGAAAAAAAACAATTAAGTGCTGCTATCGCCAGCTACAACCGAGCAATTGAACTTAAGCCTGATTATGCTGAGGCCTACTGGAATAAAAGTTTGGCCTATTTGCTTGGTGGTGATTACATCAATGGCTGGAAGTTTTATGAGTGGCGTTGGCAAAGAGAGGTATTTGCTGCACTTAAAAGGGATTTTCCTCAACCCTTATGGCTTGGTACTCCTTCTTTATTAAATAAGTCGATCCTATTGCATGGCGAGCAAGGTTTTGGAGACACCATCCAGTTTTTTCGTTTTGCTAAGCTAGTTTCTGATCTAGGTGCAAAAGTAATCTTAGAAGTGCAAAAGCCCTTGTTTAATTTACTTGCAGATTTAGATGGGGGTATTACATTGACTTATCGGGGTGAAAGCCATCCAGAGTTTGATTTTCATTGCCCCCTCATGAGTTTGCCGCATGCTTTCAAAACCACCGTAGATACAATCCCTACCCGCAATCCCTATATTTTTAGCAAGCCCGCTAAAGTGGCGATATGGGAGACCAAGTTAGGCGGCAGGATCAAGCCTCGCGTAGGAATAGCTTGGAGTGGTAATGTAAATCATAAAAATGACCACAACCGAAGCATCTCCTTAAAGCAACTGCTCTTATATCTGCCAGACAATTGCCAATACGTTAGCTTACAAAAAGGCTTAAGCCTAGCTGACGGTAAAGTACTGCATGACACTCCGCAAATTTTGAACTTTGCCCATGACTTGTATGACTTCAGCGATACGGCTGCATTAACTGAGTTATTAGATTGCATTATTAGTGTGGATACCAGCGTGGCTCATTTGGCGGCTGCTATGGGTAAGGAAACTTGGATACTTCTGCCTAACGATCCAGACTGGCGTTGGTTACTTGACCGAGAAGATAGCCCTTGGTATCCAACAGTCAAACTCTATCGTCAGCCAGTACCTGGCGATTGGTTCACTGTATTAAGCAAAGTCCGAGATGGACTGCTGGCTTTAAAGTAA